In Streptococcus parasuis, the following proteins share a genomic window:
- the hisS gene encoding histidine--tRNA ligase, whose translation MKLQKPKGTQDLLPQDSAKWQYVENFARSIFKQYNFSEIRTPIFEHYEVISRSVGDTTDIVTKEMYDFYDKGERHITLRPEGTAPVVRSYVENKLFAPEVQKPAKFYYMGPMFRYERPQAGRLRQFHQIGVECFGSNNPATDVEIIAMAYHFFEELGIKDVRLHLNSLGNPESRAAYRQALIDYLTPLKDQLSKDSQRRLEENPLRVLDSKEKEDKVAVENAPSILDYLDQESIAHFEAVKSMLDNLGISYEIDTNMVRGLDYYNHTIFEFMTEVGGSDLTICAGGRYDGLVSYFGGPETPAFGFGMGIERLILVLEKQGIELPIDTQLDVYIAVLGQEANGGALELVQAIRKQGFRAERDYLDRKLKAQFKSADVFGAKTIITLGGSEIESGQVVVKNNQTRQEVETSLEIVKTEFASILEKLSEN comes from the coding sequence ATGAAACTACAAAAACCAAAAGGGACGCAAGATTTACTTCCACAGGACTCTGCCAAATGGCAATATGTAGAAAATTTCGCACGTTCTATTTTTAAACAGTATAATTTTTCGGAAATTCGCACACCTATCTTTGAACATTACGAAGTAATTAGTCGCTCTGTTGGCGATACCACAGATATTGTGACCAAGGAAATGTACGATTTTTACGATAAGGGAGAACGTCATATTACTCTTCGTCCAGAAGGCACAGCGCCCGTTGTTCGTTCTTATGTAGAAAATAAGCTCTTTGCTCCAGAAGTGCAAAAACCGGCAAAATTTTACTATATGGGGCCCATGTTCCGATATGAGCGTCCGCAGGCGGGGCGTCTCCGACAGTTCCATCAGATTGGTGTAGAGTGCTTCGGCTCAAATAATCCAGCAACAGATGTAGAAATTATTGCCATGGCTTATCATTTCTTTGAAGAGTTGGGGATTAAAGATGTTCGTTTGCATCTCAATAGTTTGGGGAATCCAGAGAGTCGCGCAGCCTATCGCCAAGCCTTGATTGACTATCTGACACCGCTCAAGGATCAACTGTCTAAAGATAGCCAGCGCCGTTTGGAAGAAAATCCTCTCCGCGTGTTAGACTCAAAAGAAAAAGAAGACAAGGTTGCTGTAGAAAATGCACCATCCATCTTGGACTATCTGGATCAGGAAAGTATAGCTCACTTTGAAGCAGTCAAGTCTATGCTAGATAATCTGGGCATATCATATGAAATCGACACGAATATGGTACGTGGTCTAGACTACTATAACCATACTATTTTTGAATTCATGACCGAAGTAGGTGGCAGTGACTTGACCATCTGTGCCGGCGGTCGTTATGATGGATTGGTTAGCTATTTTGGTGGACCAGAAACACCAGCCTTCGGCTTTGGCATGGGAATTGAACGTCTGATTCTCGTACTTGAAAAGCAAGGGATTGAGCTTCCGATCGACACTCAGCTAGATGTTTACATCGCAGTTTTAGGTCAGGAGGCCAATGGCGGAGCGCTTGAGTTGGTTCAAGCCATCCGCAAGCAAGGGTTCCGAGCAGAGCGAGACTACCTTGACCGCAAGCTCAAAGCCCAGTTTAAGTCAGCAGATGTATTTGGAGCCAAGACAATCATTACCTTAGGTGGTAGTGAAATCGAATCAGGTCAAGTCGTGGTGAAAAATAACCAGACTCGACAAGAGGTTGAAACAAGTCTTGAAATAGTTAAAACAGAATTTGCTAGTATTTTAGAAAAACTAAGTGAAAATTAG